From Deinococcus misasensis DSM 22328, one genomic window encodes:
- a CDS encoding cold-shock protein encodes MASGKVKWFNAEKGFGFISHEGHPDVFAHYSAIKSNGFKKLNEGDEVEFEVEEGQRGKGPQAKNIVVTKAAPEGSYDSRPQRQSRW; translated from the coding sequence ATGGCTTCAGGCAAAGTAAAGTGGTTCAACGCAGAAAAAGGATTCGGATTTATTTCTCACGAAGGTCACCCCGACGTGTTTGCCCATTACAGTGCGATTAAAAGCAACGGCTTCAAAAAACTGAACGAAGGCGATGAAGTCGAATTCGAAGTTGAAGAAGGCCAACGCGGCAAAGGTCCCCAGGCCAAAAACATTGTGGTCACCAAAGCAGCACCCGAAGGCTCATACGACAGCCGTCCCCAGCGTCAATCCCGCTGGTAA
- a CDS encoding DUF1775 domain-containing protein: MFKKIFTVAALMLSSVVFAHATVKTEMGLSESLAGKSETYRLQVPVEKDMATTEIRMVVPEGVKVSRFMPVPGWTRTVEKDANDRILSVTWKGQLEPGEFIRFLFQATNPASTGTLSWKVYQKYSDGTVVGWDDTSEGTPSSKVTLK, encoded by the coding sequence ATGTTCAAAAAAATCTTCACTGTGGCTGCCTTGATGCTCAGTTCTGTGGTTTTTGCCCATGCCACCGTCAAAACCGAAATGGGCCTCTCCGAAAGCCTCGCAGGCAAAAGCGAAACCTACCGCCTGCAGGTCCCTGTCGAAAAAGACATGGCCACCACCGAGATCCGCATGGTGGTCCCCGAGGGGGTCAAAGTCAGCCGTTTCATGCCGGTGCCCGGTTGGACCCGCACCGTGGAAAAAGATGCCAATGACCGCATCCTGTCGGTGACCTGGAAAGGGCAACTGGAGCCCGGTGAATTCATCCGTTTCCTGTTTCAGGCCACCAACCCGGCCAGCACCGGAACCCTGAGCTGGAAAGTGTACCAGAAGTACAGCGACGGCACAGTGGTCGGCTGGGACGACACCTCCGAAGGCACCCCCTCCAGCAAAGTCACCCTGAAATAA
- a CDS encoding MFS transporter — MNVQVSLERRQLWNRDFLLFWLGSMQSELATAVAGVAFSFLVLEKTGQVSSMGITLALSLIPSVFAPLMGAWIDRLPLKPPLVLGNVLRALLMAYVAYMAFTDQFSLYTVYAISLVNGLVDMFYTPASQSVFPTLVPASEITRATGFMGMASQGMALIGLVGGGFLVGLFGSGVAILWNSIALLLMGLLLLWVRMPARVPKATQGHILQDIREALQLVSRTPTLRFLMVLVFVAGGVFAPLELMVPKIMLEAGLGARGYGIFFGVLMGSMLLGSALVAAGILKQRPQVLMQVGLVLLSCGFGLLWFSGVLWVVYFAAVWMGLGVALASTAATVLEVEVIPEEFRGRVFSLYAALNALSMPMMLLLISSIIDHVPVQTLAVGCAFGMALLLVVQHRMLR, encoded by the coding sequence GTGAATGTGCAAGTTTCTCTGGAACGCCGACAACTCTGGAACCGTGATTTTCTGCTGTTCTGGCTTGGCAGCATGCAATCTGAACTGGCCACTGCGGTGGCCGGTGTGGCTTTTTCGTTTCTGGTGCTGGAAAAAACCGGGCAGGTCAGCAGCATGGGCATCACCCTTGCCCTGAGCCTGATCCCGAGTGTTTTTGCTCCCCTGATGGGCGCATGGATTGACCGCCTGCCGCTCAAACCTCCTCTGGTGCTGGGCAATGTGCTGCGTGCCCTCCTGATGGCATACGTCGCATACATGGCGTTCACAGACCAGTTTTCCCTGTACACGGTGTACGCGATTTCTCTGGTGAACGGTCTGGTGGACATGTTTTACACCCCGGCCTCCCAGAGCGTCTTCCCCACGCTGGTTCCGGCTTCAGAAATCACCCGTGCAACAGGCTTCATGGGCATGGCCAGTCAGGGGATGGCCCTGATCGGGCTGGTGGGAGGTGGCTTTCTGGTTGGGCTGTTCGGCTCCGGGGTGGCGATTCTCTGGAACAGCATCGCCCTGCTCTTGATGGGGTTGCTGTTGCTGTGGGTCCGCATGCCTGCAAGGGTGCCCAAGGCCACACAGGGCCACATTCTGCAAGACATCCGTGAAGCCTTGCAACTGGTGTCCAGAACCCCCACCCTGCGGTTCTTGATGGTGCTGGTGTTCGTGGCTGGAGGGGTGTTTGCCCCTCTGGAATTGATGGTGCCCAAAATCATGCTGGAGGCGGGCCTCGGGGCCAGAGGATACGGCATTTTCTTTGGTGTATTGATGGGGTCCATGCTGCTGGGCAGTGCTCTGGTGGCCGCAGGCATCTTGAAACAGCGTCCACAGGTGTTGATGCAGGTCGGTCTGGTGCTGCTTTCCTGTGGTTTCGGCTTGCTGTGGTTCTCCGGGGTGCTCTGGGTGGTGTACTTCGCAGCGGTCTGGATGGGTCTGGGGGTTGCTCTGGCAAGCACCGCAGCCACCGTGCTGGAAGTGGAAGTCATCCCGGAAGAATTTCGGGGCAGGGTGTTCAGCCTGTATGCCGCCCTCAATGCCCTCAGCATGCCCATGATGCTGTTGCTGATCAGCAGCATCATTGACCATGTGCCTGTGCAGACTCTGGCGGTGGGTTGTGCGTTTGGAATGGCCCTCTTGTTGGTTGTGCAGCACAGGATGCTCCGCTGA
- a CDS encoding bifunctional diguanylate cyclase/phosphodiesterase: MDTSPDLFLFSAGVFDATGALDPSMRSALERLVRLSSHALKQPICVMIESTLEGSAQNPAHPMLGQPSRASGSFSGWACFPRENQTNLWHHVLHCPSIEIQCHLMLECETPDIALLQDFRDSVQDVFLCHHASLKLGLLEQQVQHQQDQLQQILQGTKTVVWTVDMATGQLQVQDGSSSARRTYPQSLQEFQSHVHPEDLPGLVLAWQKALQGQDSDVPFRLNWPDQQGRWFISRLRVQKNAEGTPVQLLGVTQDITEQHQAASKLQDSESRLRAVIEHSQDAIFIKDLAGHYLLVNRAACEMMERSPEQILCRTDHALLPEEEALRVQKVDQTVLETCVPITYEYPLVYGDLQRTVQTTKYPYLQNGEVKGVVGVTRDITDLKHLEMQLRLHNQSLQDAVQVRTREVEVLSEALQRQAIHDSLTSLANRHLLEERLEQAMRRMTRDVDQTHAVLCVDCDQFKRINDAYGHSVGDHFLKVFAARLSTAVRPYDTVARFGGDEFAILLEDLQDQQQALQLALSIQHLLHEPYDLNGLYLHATSSIGLVMGNAIYTHPEEILRDADTAMSHAKEAGIGQLRLFESGMREKVLRRSWLEQELRLALQKGCIHPHFQPIVHSRTGQISGFEALARWNHPEHGFIPPTEFIPVAEHAGLITELDRQILQKACEQISQWAHLHPQMAQLHLSVNVSSAQFSRPDFSEVLERTLNQSLHPAVQLHLELTERLLLERSPEVNRHLGKLKDLGVKFHIDDFGTGYSSLSYLPQFAASALKIDRSFVRDLMHDPHQREVVKTIIHLAHNLGLEVVAEGVETPEQQAWLIEAGCDYLQGYLFSPPVASQQARALLNPF, from the coding sequence TTGGACACTTCCCCTGACCTTTTCCTTTTTTCTGCGGGTGTCTTCGATGCGACTGGAGCACTGGACCCTTCCATGCGGTCTGCTCTGGAACGTCTGGTTCGTCTGTCATCCCATGCCCTGAAGCAACCCATCTGCGTGATGATCGAATCCACGCTGGAAGGATCTGCACAAAATCCTGCCCATCCCATGCTCGGTCAACCGTCCAGAGCATCTGGAAGCTTTTCCGGTTGGGCCTGTTTCCCCAGAGAAAACCAGACCAACCTCTGGCACCATGTTTTGCATTGCCCGTCCATAGAGATCCAGTGTCACCTGATGCTTGAATGCGAAACCCCAGATATTGCTTTGCTGCAAGATTTCAGAGACAGCGTGCAGGATGTGTTCTTGTGCCACCATGCAAGTCTGAAGCTGGGCCTTCTGGAACAGCAGGTGCAGCACCAGCAAGACCAGTTGCAGCAAATCCTGCAAGGCACCAAAACGGTGGTCTGGACGGTTGACATGGCCACCGGCCAATTGCAGGTCCAAGACGGTTCTTCTTCAGCCAGACGGACTTATCCCCAATCTTTGCAAGAATTCCAGAGCCATGTGCATCCCGAAGACCTGCCCGGTCTGGTGCTGGCGTGGCAGAAAGCTTTGCAGGGTCAGGACAGCGATGTGCCTTTCCGCCTGAACTGGCCGGACCAGCAAGGCCGCTGGTTCATCAGTCGCCTGAGGGTGCAAAAAAACGCAGAAGGGACCCCCGTGCAGCTTCTCGGGGTCACTCAGGACATCACCGAACAGCATCAGGCAGCCAGCAAACTTCAAGACAGTGAATCCCGTTTGCGGGCGGTGATCGAGCACAGTCAGGATGCGATTTTCATCAAGGACCTCGCCGGGCACTACCTGCTGGTCAATCGGGCAGCCTGCGAAATGATGGAACGTTCCCCAGAGCAGATCCTCTGCCGCACCGACCATGCCCTGCTGCCAGAGGAGGAGGCGTTGCGGGTCCAGAAGGTGGACCAGACCGTTCTGGAAACCTGTGTGCCCATCACCTATGAGTATCCTCTGGTGTATGGTGACCTGCAGCGCACTGTGCAAACCACCAAATACCCGTATTTGCAAAACGGTGAAGTCAAAGGGGTGGTGGGGGTCACCCGTGACATCACCGACCTCAAGCATCTGGAAATGCAACTCAGGCTGCACAACCAGAGTTTGCAGGACGCCGTGCAGGTGCGGACCCGTGAAGTGGAGGTGCTCAGCGAAGCCCTGCAACGGCAGGCCATCCACGACAGCCTGACCAGCCTTGCCAACCGCCATTTGCTGGAAGAACGTCTGGAGCAGGCGATGCGTCGCATGACCCGTGATGTGGACCAGACCCATGCGGTGTTGTGCGTGGATTGCGACCAGTTCAAACGCATCAACGATGCATACGGGCATTCGGTGGGAGACCACTTCCTGAAAGTGTTTGCAGCGAGGCTCTCCACAGCGGTGCGGCCTTATGACACGGTGGCCCGTTTTGGCGGCGATGAGTTCGCCATCCTGCTGGAAGATTTGCAGGACCAGCAGCAGGCCCTGCAACTTGCCCTGAGCATCCAGCACCTGCTGCATGAACCGTACGACCTGAACGGCCTGTACCTGCATGCCACCTCCAGCATCGGACTGGTGATGGGAAACGCCATTTACACCCATCCAGAGGAAATCCTGCGCGATGCAGACACCGCCATGTCGCATGCCAAAGAAGCGGGCATCGGACAGCTCAGGCTGTTTGAATCGGGCATGCGTGAGAAAGTGCTGCGCCGAAGCTGGCTGGAACAGGAATTGCGCCTTGCCCTGCAAAAAGGATGCATCCACCCGCATTTTCAACCCATCGTGCACAGCAGGACCGGGCAGATCTCGGGGTTTGAAGCCCTTGCCCGCTGGAACCACCCCGAGCATGGGTTCATTCCGCCCACAGAGTTCATCCCAGTGGCCGAACATGCCGGACTGATCACCGAACTGGACCGCCAGATCCTGCAAAAGGCCTGTGAGCAAATCAGCCAGTGGGCACACCTGCACCCTCAAATGGCCCAACTGCACCTGAGCGTCAATGTCAGCAGTGCCCAGTTTTCCCGCCCAGATTTCTCCGAGGTGCTGGAACGCACCCTGAACCAGAGCCTCCACCCAGCGGTTCAGTTGCATCTGGAACTCACCGAAAGGTTGCTGCTGGAACGCTCCCCTGAGGTCAACCGACACCTTGGGAAACTGAAGGACCTCGGGGTGAAATTCCACATTGACGACTTCGGAACTGGATACTCTTCCCTGAGTTACCTTCCGCAATTTGCTGCGTCTGCCCTGAAAATCGACCGTTCCTTTGTGCGCGACCTGATGCACGACCCCCACCAGAGGGAAGTGGTGAAAACCATCATTCACCTTGCCCACAACCTCGGGCTGGAAGTGGTGGCAGAGGGCGTGGAGACCCCCGAACAGCAAGCATGGCTGATCGAAGCTGGATGCGATTACCTGCAAGGGTATTTGTTCTCCCCTCCAGTGGCATCACAACAGGCCCGGGCTTTGCTGAATCCTTTTTGA
- a CDS encoding ArsR/SmtB family transcription factor, translating to MKAPDSISVQIETEAQAHVLMDPLNQKMLDVLLSGPCSAQTLVEQTRLPMHRVHYRLKVLVRHGFVCIDDLQKRAGRPIKIYRVTAQSWSIPFHLTRSTDLADFLETSSEQWMKHVFKPMGDQTGNVQKVVFARHGPGPAYLDPIMTPEGQQVMDQVMVYMKDFRLDPARLPELKAALDQVFSEFHTEEGKAYSTAVMPLYF from the coding sequence ATGAAAGCTCCAGATTCTATTAGCGTCCAGATCGAGACCGAAGCGCAAGCCCATGTGCTGATGGATCCCCTGAACCAGAAAATGCTGGACGTTTTGCTCTCTGGACCTTGCAGTGCACAAACCCTGGTGGAGCAAACCCGCCTGCCCATGCACCGGGTGCATTACCGCCTGAAGGTTCTGGTCCGACACGGCTTTGTGTGCATTGATGACCTTCAGAAACGGGCAGGCAGGCCCATCAAGATTTACAGGGTCACTGCACAAAGCTGGAGCATCCCCTTTCACCTGACCCGCAGCACCGATCTGGCAGACTTTCTGGAAACCTCCTCCGAGCAGTGGATGAAGCACGTCTTCAAGCCGATGGGTGACCAGACCGGAAACGTGCAAAAAGTGGTGTTCGCACGGCATGGACCCGGCCCCGCCTATCTGGACCCGATCATGACCCCAGAGGGGCAGCAGGTCATGGATCAGGTGATGGTTTACATGAAAGATTTTCGTCTGGACCCGGCCCGTTTGCCAGAGTTGAAAGCAGCTCTGGATCAGGTGTTCTCTGAATTTCATACAGAGGAGGGCAAGGCGTACAGCACCGCAGTGATGCCTCTGTATTTCTAG
- a CDS encoding ROK family transcriptional regulator has product MTQAPESRSARERVYEALKAGPGTRPELASRTGLSVVSVIAAVDELASQRLALLEDTPPPSGRGRPAARVRLNTEGFRITALDLGSPTVACGRYNLLAEPEEVQQFGNPYQLLSNQPEHNLNLIHQWLSLHGPADVVAISMVGSINPRTRTVTHPVLGFHDFPLESQLSARLGCPVLLENDANLAAWHTWHHLEMQKEDPLAFLNYSYGLGLGLMLGGQMYHGATGGAGEISFAADPSKRVRHQPLAERLIGHLQEVNPSGSIEEVSVQAAQGDRRAKQALKLYMQDLANHLTAVVAMLDPAILVLQDIPHAAEPLLQETLRALSELHLPTRVMVSPLGPLGGLDSAGAYGARWLERQKLFGTPSEN; this is encoded by the coding sequence ATGACCCAAGCACCTGAATCCCGATCTGCCCGAGAACGCGTTTACGAGGCCCTCAAAGCTGGACCTGGCACCCGCCCCGAATTGGCCTCCCGCACCGGACTGAGTGTGGTTTCGGTGATCGCTGCCGTAGATGAACTGGCCTCTCAAAGGTTGGCCCTGCTGGAAGACACCCCTCCCCCTTCTGGCCGGGGCCGTCCAGCAGCACGGGTCCGATTGAACACCGAAGGTTTCAGAATCACTGCTCTGGACCTTGGAAGCCCCACCGTGGCCTGCGGGCGCTACAACCTGCTGGCAGAACCCGAAGAGGTCCAGCAGTTCGGCAACCCCTACCAGCTTCTGAGCAACCAACCCGAGCACAACCTGAACCTCATCCATCAGTGGCTTTCCCTCCATGGTCCGGCAGATGTGGTGGCCATCAGCATGGTGGGGTCCATCAACCCCAGAACACGCACCGTCACCCATCCTGTGCTGGGATTTCATGACTTTCCTCTGGAATCCCAACTTTCTGCACGGCTGGGATGCCCTGTTCTCTTGGAAAACGACGCCAACCTTGCTGCGTGGCACACCTGGCACCATCTGGAAATGCAAAAAGAAGACCCTCTGGCCTTCCTGAACTACAGTTACGGGCTGGGTCTGGGCCTGATGCTGGGCGGTCAGATGTACCACGGGGCCACAGGCGGAGCCGGAGAAATCTCTTTTGCAGCAGACCCTTCCAAACGGGTCAGACACCAACCTCTGGCAGAACGCCTGATCGGACACCTGCAAGAGGTCAACCCTTCAGGGTCCATCGAAGAGGTGTCGGTGCAAGCTGCACAGGGAGACCGAAGGGCAAAACAAGCTTTGAAACTGTACATGCAGGACCTCGCCAACCACCTGACCGCCGTGGTCGCCATGCTGGACCCGGCCATTCTGGTGCTGCAAGACATCCCACACGCTGCCGAACCCCTCTTGCAAGAAACCCTGCGCGCCCTTTCCGAACTGCACCTGCCCACCCGAGTGATGGTCAGCCCTCTGGGACCTCTGGGAGGTCTGGACAGCGCAGGGGCTTATGGGGCAAGGTGGCTGGAACGGCAAAAACTTTTCGGGACCCCATCAGAAAACTGA
- a CDS encoding beta-glucosidase, whose translation MTQTQPRTAQELLDLLTLEEQVSLLAGADFWRTVPIPRLNIPQLKVSDGPAGVRGGGALVGGKHTAAFPVGIALGSTWNVDLLHEVGEHLAREAREKGAAVLLAPTVNLFRSTLNGRNFESYSEDPFLTGKLGSAYILGLQKNGVAATVKHFVGNESEYQRNTISSDIPERALRELYLVPFEMAVKEGKTLAIMSAYNKLNGTFSSENKRLLTDILRTEWGFDGLVMSDWFGAHTAGKSVLAGLDLEMPGPARARANLLEEAQNDPEIRQAVREAALNVLKLLERTGVLENPLDVLDANEQENEYPDTRALIRRAGAESIVLLKNEQSILPLARAAKVAVIGPNGATAQVMGGGSAQMSAHRKVSPLQGLQEALGESQVLYHIGCDNDRFLPVYTGDLHIQYRALDTQETLATEVRSGGEIMWFGLPEGVPWGFEATVSTTLKVAEDGVYDLSLTSAGLTKLLLNGEQRIDNWDSFKIGDSYFGSGSNEVRTQVHLTAGAHPIQIEYRPLFSESGIQMCAMRFGFRKPLPESSIQEAANVAAQADFAVVCVGSNGEWETEGVDRWGLVLPGRQDELVQAVAKANPNTIVLLQTGGPILMPWLSEVKAVLQAWFPGQEAGHAIADVLLGDADPSGRLPQTFPQSLSDDPTHPETPDLQYPGENGHVEYQEGLYIGYRHVDQHQLTPLFPFGYGLSYTQFEITSAQAADTLNPDEELQVQVTVQNTGDRPGQTVVQLYVQDLQSTLERPLKELKAFQKVALEPGQSSTLTLILNMRSFAYYSDTQSAWVAERGDFLLHLGQSSQDLPVSLKVNLTADWTLSTQP comes from the coding sequence ATGACCCAGACCCAACCCCGCACAGCCCAAGAACTGCTGGACCTCCTCACCCTTGAAGAACAGGTGTCTTTGCTTGCCGGAGCAGACTTCTGGCGCACAGTCCCCATTCCTCGCCTGAACATCCCCCAACTGAAGGTCAGCGACGGACCTGCCGGAGTGCGGGGCGGAGGGGCTCTGGTGGGAGGCAAACACACGGCAGCTTTTCCTGTGGGGATTGCGCTCGGGTCCACCTGGAATGTGGATTTGCTGCACGAAGTTGGTGAGCATCTTGCCAGAGAAGCCAGAGAGAAAGGGGCTGCAGTGCTCCTCGCGCCCACCGTCAACCTGTTCAGAAGCACCCTGAACGGACGCAATTTTGAAAGTTACAGCGAAGATCCTTTCCTGACCGGGAAACTTGGAAGCGCATACATTCTGGGTTTGCAAAAAAACGGGGTGGCTGCCACCGTCAAACACTTCGTCGGCAACGAATCCGAATACCAGAGAAACACCATCTCCAGCGACATCCCTGAGCGTGCCCTGCGCGAACTGTACCTCGTGCCCTTCGAGATGGCGGTCAAAGAAGGCAAGACCCTTGCCATCATGAGTGCCTACAACAAACTGAACGGCACCTTCTCCAGCGAAAACAAACGCCTGCTGACCGACATCCTGCGCACCGAATGGGGTTTTGACGGACTGGTGATGTCAGACTGGTTTGGTGCCCACACCGCAGGAAAAAGCGTGCTTGCTGGCCTCGATCTGGAAATGCCCGGTCCGGCCCGTGCCCGTGCAAATCTGCTGGAAGAGGCCCAGAACGACCCAGAGATCCGTCAAGCGGTGCGCGAAGCAGCCCTGAACGTCCTGAAACTGCTGGAACGCACCGGAGTGCTGGAGAACCCTCTGGATGTGCTTGACGCAAACGAACAGGAAAACGAATACCCGGACACCCGGGCATTGATCCGCCGTGCAGGTGCAGAAAGCATCGTGCTCCTGAAAAACGAGCAAAGCATCTTGCCCCTCGCCAGAGCTGCAAAAGTTGCTGTGATCGGTCCCAACGGAGCCACCGCACAGGTGATGGGGGGTGGCAGTGCCCAGATGAGCGCCCACCGCAAAGTGTCCCCCCTGCAAGGTTTGCAGGAAGCCCTCGGGGAAAGTCAGGTGCTGTATCACATCGGCTGCGACAACGACCGTTTCCTGCCGGTGTACACCGGAGACCTGCACATCCAGTACCGGGCTCTGGACACCCAAGAAACCCTCGCCACCGAGGTTCGCTCTGGCGGAGAAATCATGTGGTTCGGGCTGCCAGAGGGGGTTCCTTGGGGCTTTGAGGCCACCGTTTCCACCACCTTGAAGGTTGCAGAAGACGGCGTGTACGACCTGAGCCTGACCAGTGCTGGCCTCACCAAACTGCTTTTGAACGGTGAACAGCGCATCGACAACTGGGACAGCTTCAAAATCGGAGATTCCTACTTCGGCTCGGGCAGCAACGAAGTGCGCACACAGGTGCACCTGACCGCCGGAGCGCACCCCATCCAGATCGAATACCGTCCCCTTTTCTCTGAATCGGGCATCCAGATGTGCGCCATGCGTTTCGGGTTCCGCAAACCCCTTCCAGAGAGCAGCATTCAGGAAGCTGCAAACGTGGCTGCGCAAGCAGACTTTGCTGTGGTGTGCGTGGGCAGCAACGGCGAATGGGAAACCGAAGGGGTGGACCGCTGGGGCCTTGTTTTGCCGGGCCGTCAGGACGAACTGGTTCAGGCGGTGGCAAAAGCCAATCCCAACACCATCGTGCTGCTGCAAACGGGAGGTCCCATCCTGATGCCCTGGCTTTCAGAAGTCAAAGCGGTGCTGCAAGCGTGGTTCCCTGGTCAAGAAGCCGGACATGCCATTGCAGACGTGCTGCTCGGTGATGCAGACCCCTCGGGCCGACTGCCCCAGACTTTCCCCCAGAGCCTTTCGGATGACCCCACCCACCCGGAGACACCGGACCTTCAGTACCCTGGCGAGAACGGACACGTGGAATATCAGGAAGGTCTGTACATCGGATACCGCCATGTGGACCAGCACCAATTGACCCCACTGTTCCCCTTCGGGTACGGACTGAGCTACACCCAATTTGAAATCACCTCTGCACAGGCGGCAGACACCCTGAACCCCGATGAAGAATTGCAAGTGCAGGTCACCGTGCAAAACACCGGAGACCGACCCGGACAGACGGTGGTGCAACTGTACGTGCAGGACCTGCAAAGCACCCTTGAACGCCCCCTCAAAGAACTCAAAGCCTTCCAGAAAGTCGCTCTGGAACCCGGACAATCCAGCACCCTCACCCTGATCCTCAACATGCGTTCCTTTGCGTACTACTCCGACACCCAGAGCGCATGGGTCGCCGAAAGGGGAGACTTCCTGTTGCACCTCGGGCAAAGCAGCCAGGACCTGCCTGTTTCCCTGAAGGTGAACCTCACGGCAGACTGGACCCTCAGCACCCAACCCTAG